A window from Oncorhynchus mykiss isolate Arlee chromosome 9, USDA_OmykA_1.1, whole genome shotgun sequence encodes these proteins:
- the LOC110531882 gene encoding grpE protein homolog 1, mitochondrial: MATWCVRAVRQSYYVAASPSLLRASPRLLCTAAHQKSGQGSEEDQKAEQSPAEKALVEEKGQLEEQLKEVTDKYTRSLADMENLRTRSQKMVEDAKKYGIQGFCKDLLEVADILEKATDSVPKEEVTSQKNPHLKNLYDGLVMTETQIQKVFAKHGLFKLNPDGGQKFDPYEHEALFHAPVEGKEPGTVAIVTKVGYKLHGRTLRPALVGVAKAP, from the exons ATGGCGACCTGGTGTGTACGAGCTGTAAGACAGAGTTACTATGTTGCGGCATCGCCTTCATTACTAAG ggCATCCCCGCGGCTCCTATGCACAGCAGCTCATCAGAAGAGTGGCCAGGGGTCGGAGGAGGACCAGAAGGCTGAGCAGAGCCCTGCAGAAAAGGCCTTGGTTGAGGAGAAGGGTCAGCTGGAGGAGCAGCTTAAGGAGGTCACG GACAAGTACACGCGCTCTCTGGCAGACATGGAGAACCTCAGGACGAGGAGTCAGAAGATGGTGGAAGACGCAAAGAAATATG GAATCCAAGGCTTCTGCAAAGACCTGCTGGAGGTGGCAGACATCTTGGAGAAGGCGACGGACAGTGTGCCCAAGGAGGAGGTGACCTCTCAGAAGAACCCCCACCTGAAGAACCTGTACGATGGCCTGGTGATGACAGAGACGCAGATCCAGAAGGTCTTCGCCAAGCACGGCCTGTTCAAGCTCAACCCCGACGGAGGGCAGAAGTTTGACCCCTATGAGCATGAGGCTCTATTTCACGCCCCCGTGGAGGGTAAAGAGCCTGGCACGGTCGCCATAGTAACCAAGGTGGGCTACAAGCTCCATGGGCGCACCCTCCGGCCGGCACTGGTGGGCGTGGCCAAAGccccttaa
- the LOC110531881 gene encoding transcriptional adapter 2-beta has translation MRRSCETPVRMPSPRDTAASNNKQEASNMADLGKKYCVNCLADVTNLRLRCTDCPDIELCPECFSAGAEIGNHRRWHGYQQVDGGRFTLWGPEAEGGWTSREEQSLLDAIEQYGFGNWEDMATHVGASRTPQEVMDHYVRMYIHGNLGKACVPESIPNRVTDHTCPSGAPLSPSLTTPLPPLDVTLGEQQQLGYMPLRDDYEIEYDQEAEKLISGLSVNYDDEDVEIEMKRAHVDMYVRKLRERQRRKNVARDYNLVPVFLGRDKKDKEKPGTLGVVGGGGSVGAVGVGGGVVGTLLMLTNPIVTPGAAAVPTVPKRKITKEEKEQRVKLRGMCQFMALREFEDFFDNMHKERVLRVKVRELQRYRRNGIARLDESAEYESARHKREKRKENKSVATSKTGRGGGLGTGGGGGGLGGGAGGGGVGGGAIKEEGKEGEFAAIENLSGFELLSDREKVLCNTLNLSPTRYLTVKTIIIKDHLQKRQGITSKSRLPGYLDKVLKKRILSFLTESGWISRDMS, from the exons ATGAGACGCAGTTGTGAGACTCCAGTACGCATGCCCTCCCCGCGCGACACTGCTGCTTCCAACAACAAGCAAGAAGCCAGCAACATGGCCGACCTAGGAAAGAAGTACTGCGTAAACTGCCTTGCAGACGTTACGAATCTGAGACTTCGCTGTACTGACTGCCCAGATATCGAACTGTGTCCGGAATGCTTCTCCGCGGGTGCAGAAATCGGTAATCATCGGCGATGGCACGGTTATCAGCAAGTCGACGGCGGGCGCTTCACACTCTGGGGTCCCGAAGCGGAGGGAGGATGGACTAGCAGGGAAGAGCAGTCGCTACTAGATGCGATCGAGCAATATGGCTTTGGAAACTGG GAGGACATGGCCACTCACGTGGGGGCGTCTCGGACCCCCCAGGAAGTCATGGACCACTACGTCAGAATGTACATTCACGGCAACCTGGGCAAGGCCTGCGTCCCCGAAAGTATCCCCAACCGGGTAACAGACCACACCTGCCCCAGCGGTGCCCCCCTGTCCCCCAGCCTCACCACCCCCCTGCCTCCGCTGGACGTGACCCTGGGCGAGCAGCAGCAGCTGGGCTATATGCCCCTTCGCGACGACTATGAAATCGAGTATGACCAGGAGGCAGAGAAGCTCATCAGCGGCCTGTCAGTCAACTACGACGATGAAGACGTGGAGATTGAAATGAAGCGGGCGCACGTGGACATGTACGTGCGCAAGCTGCGGGAGCGTCAGCGCCGCAAGAATGTGGCCCGCGACTACAACCTGGTGCCCGTCTTCCTTGGGCGAGATAAGAAGGACAAGGAGAAGCCAGGCACGCTGGGAGTTGTAGGTGGCGGGGGTAGTGTTGGCGCCGTCGGAGTGGGAGGAGGAGTAGTGGGGACCCTTCTGATGCTGACCAATCCCATTGTGACGCCGGGAGCTGCAGCCGTTCCTACAGTGCCAAAGCGTAAGATCACcaaggaggagaaggagcagcGGGTCAAGTTACGGGGAATGTGCCAGTTCATGGCTCTGCGGGAGTTTGAGGACTTCTTTGACAACATGCACAAGGAGCGCGTGCTGCGCGTCAAGGTACGAGAGCTGCAACGATACCGCCGCAACGGCATCGCGCGACTGGACGAGTCGGCCGAGTACGAGTCGGCGCGGCACAAACGGGAGAAACGCAAGGAGAACAAGAGTGTGGCTACCTCCAAAACAGGCCGAGGCGGCGGGCTCGGcactgggggaggagggggagggcttGGAGGAGGGGCGGGAGGTGGAGGAGTGGGCGGTGGCGCCATCAAAGAGGAGGGCAAGGAAGGCGAGTTTGCGGCCATTGAGAACCTGTCCGGCTTTGAACTGCTGTCGGACCGGGAGAAGGTGCTGTGTAACACACTCAACCTCAGCCCCACGCGCTACCTGACCGTCAAGACCATCATCATCAAGGACCACCTTCAGAAGCGCCAGGGCATCACCTCCAAGAGCCGCCTGCCAGGCTACCTGGACAAGGTGCTCAAGAAACGCATCCTCAGCTTCCTCACAGAGAGCGGCTGGATATCCCGAGACATGTCCTAA